Proteins encoded by one window of Esox lucius isolate fEsoLuc1 chromosome 4, fEsoLuc1.pri, whole genome shotgun sequence:
- the fgf13a gene encoding fibroblast growth factor 13a isoform X5, whose product MSGKVAKPKEDKDASKEPQLKGIVTKLYSRQGFHLQLQADGTIDGTKEEDNGYAIFNLIPVGLRVVAIQGVQTKLYLAMNSEGFLYTSEHFTPECKFKESVFENYYVTYSSMIYRQQQSGRGWYLGLNKEGEIMKGNHVKKNKPAAHFLPKPLKVAMYREPSLHDLTEFSRSGSGTPTKSRSASAVLNGGKTVSQNEST is encoded by the exons aGCCCCAGTTGAAGGGGATCGTGACGAAGCTGTACAGTCGGCAGGGTTTCCATCTGCAGCTGCAGGCTGATGGCACCATCGACGGGACGAAGGAGGAGGACAATGGCTACG CCATCTTCAACCTCATCCCCGTGGGGCTTCGAGTGGTGGCCATTCAAGGGGTGCAGACCAAACTCTACCTGGCCATGAACAGCGAGGGCTTCCTGTACACATCG GAGCACTTCACCCCGGAGTGTAAGTTCAAGGAGTCGGTGTTTGAGAACTACTACGTGACGTACTCCTCCATGATCTACCGGCAGCAGCAGTCCGGCAGGGGCTGGTACCTCGGCCTGAATAAGGAGGGGGAGATCATGAAGGGGAACCATGTGAAGAAGAACAAGCCGGCTGCCCACTTCCTCCCAAAGCCTTTGAAAG TGGCCATGTACAGGGAGCCCTCCCTCCACGACCTCACAGAGTTCTCGCGCTCCGGCAGCGGCACGCCCACCAAGTCCCGGAGCGCCTCGGCCGTGCTTAACGGAGGGAAGACAGTGAGCCAGAACGAGTCCACGTAG
- the fgf13a gene encoding fibroblast growth factor 13a isoform X3, producing the protein MAAAIASSLIRQKRQAREREKSNACRCVSSPNKTKPCEKPSRLSMFSRVKLFGSKKRRRRRPEPQLKGIVTKLYSRQGFHLQLQADGTIDGTKEEDNGYAIFNLIPVGLRVVAIQGVQTKLYLAMNSEGFLYTSEHFTPECKFKESVFENYYVTYSSMIYRQQQSGRGWYLGLNKEGEIMKGNHVKKNKPAAHFLPKPLKVAMYREPSLHDLTEFSRSGSGTPTKSRSASAVLNGGKTVSQNEST; encoded by the exons ATGGCTGCTGCTATAGCCAGCTCCCTTATTCGTCAGAAGAGGCAGGCGAGGGAGCGGGAAAAATCTAATGCCTGCCGCTGCGTTAGCAGTCCAAACAAGACGAAGCCATGCGAAAAACCCAGTCGTCTGTCTATGTTCTCTCGGGTCAAACTCTTTGGCTCCAAGAAGAGGAGACGCAGACGACCAG aGCCCCAGTTGAAGGGGATCGTGACGAAGCTGTACAGTCGGCAGGGTTTCCATCTGCAGCTGCAGGCTGATGGCACCATCGACGGGACGAAGGAGGAGGACAATGGCTACG CCATCTTCAACCTCATCCCCGTGGGGCTTCGAGTGGTGGCCATTCAAGGGGTGCAGACCAAACTCTACCTGGCCATGAACAGCGAGGGCTTCCTGTACACATCG GAGCACTTCACCCCGGAGTGTAAGTTCAAGGAGTCGGTGTTTGAGAACTACTACGTGACGTACTCCTCCATGATCTACCGGCAGCAGCAGTCCGGCAGGGGCTGGTACCTCGGCCTGAATAAGGAGGGGGAGATCATGAAGGGGAACCATGTGAAGAAGAACAAGCCGGCTGCCCACTTCCTCCCAAAGCCTTTGAAAG TGGCCATGTACAGGGAGCCCTCCCTCCACGACCTCACAGAGTTCTCGCGCTCCGGCAGCGGCACGCCCACCAAGTCCCGGAGCGCCTCGGCCGTGCTTAACGGAGGGAAGACAGTGAGCCAGAACGAGTCCACGTAG
- the fgf13a gene encoding fibroblast growth factor 13a isoform X6: protein MHRSKTFPLRKSAEPQLKGIVTKLYSRQGFHLQLQADGTIDGTKEEDNGYAIFNLIPVGLRVVAIQGVQTKLYLAMNSEGFLYTSEHFTPECKFKESVFENYYVTYSSMIYRQQQSGRGWYLGLNKEGEIMKGNHVKKNKPAAHFLPKPLKVAMYREPSLHDLTEFSRSGSGTPTKSRSASAVLNGGKTVSQNEST, encoded by the exons ATGCACAGAAGCAAGACTTTTCCCTTAAGAAAATCGGCAG aGCCCCAGTTGAAGGGGATCGTGACGAAGCTGTACAGTCGGCAGGGTTTCCATCTGCAGCTGCAGGCTGATGGCACCATCGACGGGACGAAGGAGGAGGACAATGGCTACG CCATCTTCAACCTCATCCCCGTGGGGCTTCGAGTGGTGGCCATTCAAGGGGTGCAGACCAAACTCTACCTGGCCATGAACAGCGAGGGCTTCCTGTACACATCG GAGCACTTCACCCCGGAGTGTAAGTTCAAGGAGTCGGTGTTTGAGAACTACTACGTGACGTACTCCTCCATGATCTACCGGCAGCAGCAGTCCGGCAGGGGCTGGTACCTCGGCCTGAATAAGGAGGGGGAGATCATGAAGGGGAACCATGTGAAGAAGAACAAGCCGGCTGCCCACTTCCTCCCAAAGCCTTTGAAAG TGGCCATGTACAGGGAGCCCTCCCTCCACGACCTCACAGAGTTCTCGCGCTCCGGCAGCGGCACGCCCACCAAGTCCCGGAGCGCCTCGGCCGTGCTTAACGGAGGGAAGACAGTGAGCCAGAACGAGTCCACGTAG